From the genome of Anopheles moucheti chromosome 3, idAnoMoucSN_F20_07, whole genome shotgun sequence, one region includes:
- the LOC128302112 gene encoding enoyl-CoA delta isomerase 2 codes for MASATQPVHLKLERFGTVLRVTINNPRKKNALNKQAYQDLADTLNSANKDDGINVVVLTGIGDYYSSGNDMVSAVSDEGSVEEKLARGNAILRDMVRAFISFDKLLIAIINGPAIGIAATTALLSDVVYMADTAYFYTPFTKLGLCAEGCSSYTFPLLMGRSKASEMLLLNHRMSAQEALQFNVVANVLKRDEIDSKLWPQILEYGKLPIGSIKAGKMLINRFQRDKLHEANDRETEALMDRYQTEESMNAVMEFMMRKSKM; via the coding sequence ATGGCCAGCGCAACACAGCCGGTGCATCTGAAACTGGAACGTTTCGGAACCGTTCTACGCGTAACCATCAACAATCCGCGCAAAAAGAATGCTCTTAACAAACAGGCGTACCAAGACCTGGCCGATACGCTCAACTCTGCGAACAAAGATGACGGTATTAATGTGGTTGTATTAACCGGTATCGGAGATTACTACAGCTCGGGCAACGATATGGTATCGGCGGTGTCCGACGAAGGTTCGGTCGAAGAAAAGCTTGCTCGTGGAAATGCTATTTTGCGGGACATGGTACGTGCTTTTATTTCGTTCGACAAGTTGTTGATTGCTATCATCAATGGGCCGGCAATTGGAATTGCGGCAACCACTGCACTTTTGAGCGATGTTGTGTATATGGCGGACACGGCCTACTTCTACACGCCGTTCACAAAGCTGGGTCTTTGCGCTGAAGGATGCTCGTCGTACACGTTCCCATTGCTGATGGGTCGAAGCAAGGCATCAGAAATGCTCCTCCTGAACCACCGTATGTCTGCCCAAGAGGCATTGCAGTTTAATGTCGTCGCAAATGTGCTGAAACGTGACGAAATTGACAGCAAACTATGGCCTCAGATACTGGAGTACGGCAAGCTGCCGATCGGATCAATTAAAGCTGGCAAGATGCTGATCAATCGTTTCCAGCGTGATAAACTCCACGAAGCAAATGATCGCGAAACGGAGGCACTAATGGATCGTTACCAGACCGAAGAATCGATGAATGCGGTAATGGAATTTATGATGCGGAAAAGCAAAATGTAA